One segment of Pseudomonas sp. FP2196 DNA contains the following:
- a CDS encoding PilN domain-containing protein: MRALNLDFQPRPRSGLLGWSLLGGGALLALLCFGVQQHLDAQAEQQQGHLQTTQRQLTGDSAGKSTLSPAETREQAQNLAEMRKVSQQLRRPWERLFAMLEAMPREDIALLTLTPDARKGQLRISAEARDLPAMLDFHKRLEASDELSDVSLLSHEIVVKSPEQPVQFNLSATWEIGDANP, from the coding sequence ATGCGCGCCCTCAACCTCGACTTTCAGCCACGTCCACGCTCCGGCCTGCTGGGTTGGAGCCTGCTCGGCGGCGGCGCGCTGCTGGCGCTGCTGTGCTTTGGCGTGCAACAGCACCTCGATGCCCAGGCCGAACAACAGCAAGGTCATTTGCAAACCACGCAACGCCAGCTCACCGGCGACAGTGCAGGCAAAAGCACCTTGAGCCCGGCCGAAACCCGTGAGCAAGCGCAGAACCTCGCCGAAATGCGCAAGGTCTCGCAGCAACTGCGCCGCCCGTGGGAACGCCTGTTCGCCATGCTTGAGGCCATGCCGCGCGAGGACATCGCGCTGCTGACCCTGACCCCGGATGCGCGCAAGGGCCAATTACGCATCAGTGCCGAAGCGCGGGATCTGCCAGCGATGCTGGATTTCCACAAGCGTCTGGAAGCCAGCGACGAGCTGTCCGACGTGTCGCTGCTGAGCCACGAAATTGTCGTCAAATCGCCGGAACAACCGGTGCAATTCAACCTGTCGGCGACTTGGGAGATTGGCGATGCGAATCCCTAG
- a CDS encoding GspMb/PilO family protein, translated as MRIPRLIVHEYLQGLGLPGLAGLALLLIALAWALGGLLPGWQSLQHLSQQTQEASEYLAKVEDGSIAPPVVPQRQLDDFRNKLPAQPQATVAIDRIYALAAQEHITLARGEYALGVDPKTHLARYQILLPVRGSYPQLRRFLHALLGQLPAVVVEDVEFQRKKIGDTDLNGRIRMTLYLSRS; from the coding sequence ATGCGAATCCCTAGACTGATCGTCCACGAATACCTGCAAGGCCTCGGCCTGCCGGGCCTGGCCGGGCTGGCGCTGCTGCTGATCGCGCTGGCCTGGGCACTGGGCGGCTTGCTGCCGGGCTGGCAATCGTTGCAGCACCTGAGCCAGCAGACTCAGGAAGCCAGCGAGTATCTGGCCAAGGTGGAGGACGGCAGCATCGCGCCGCCGGTGGTGCCACAGCGTCAGCTCGACGATTTCCGCAACAAACTGCCGGCGCAGCCGCAGGCCACCGTGGCTATCGACCGCATCTACGCGCTCGCCGCTCAGGAACACATCACGCTGGCGCGCGGCGAGTACGCCCTCGGCGTCGATCCGAAAACCCATCTGGCGCGCTATCAGATTTTGCTGCCAGTGCGCGGCAGCTATCCGCAACTGCGCCGCTTCCTGCACGCCTTGCTCGGCCAGTTGCCGGCGGTGGTGGTGGAAGACGTCGAGTTTCAACGCAAGAAGATCGGCGACACCGACCTCAACGGCCGGATCCGTATGACCCTTTACCTGTCGAGGTCGTGA
- a CDS encoding CsgG/HfaB family protein yields the protein MKKIIALGLMLATLQGCSLREPMSAEQDTETPTLTPRASTYYDLLKMPRPKGRLMAVVYGFRDQTGQYKPTPASSFSTSVTQGAASMLMDAMQASGWFVVLEREGLQNLLTERKIIRASQKKPNTPVNIQGELPPLQAANMMLEGGIIAYDTNVRSGGEGARYLGIDISREYRVDQVTVNLRAVDVRSGQVLSNVMTSKTIYSVARSAGVFKFIEFKKLLEAEVGYTTNEPAQLCVLSAIEAAVGHMVAQGIERRLWQVAGDSSSPSQDDVLNRYLSQNRVDPETE from the coding sequence ATGAAAAAGATCATCGCGCTAGGGCTGATGTTGGCGACATTACAAGGGTGCAGTCTGCGTGAGCCGATGTCGGCCGAGCAGGACACCGAAACCCCGACCCTGACCCCCAGGGCTTCGACCTACTACGACTTGCTGAAGATGCCGCGACCCAAGGGGCGTTTGATGGCGGTGGTGTACGGCTTCCGTGACCAGACCGGGCAGTACAAACCGACGCCGGCGAGTTCGTTTTCCACCAGCGTGACCCAGGGCGCGGCCTCGATGTTGATGGACGCGATGCAGGCCAGTGGCTGGTTTGTGGTGCTGGAGCGCGAAGGGCTGCAGAACCTTTTGACTGAGCGCAAGATCATTCGCGCCTCGCAAAAGAAGCCCAATACACCGGTGAATATTCAGGGTGAGCTGCCACCGTTGCAGGCGGCGAACATGATGCTGGAAGGCGGGATCATCGCTTACGACACGAATGTGCGTAGCGGTGGGGAAGGGGCGCGGTATCTGGGGATTGATATTTCCCGGGAGTATCGGGTGGATCAGGTGACCGTCAACTTGCGTGCGGTGGATGTGCGCAGTGGGCAGGTGTTGTCGAATGTGATGACCAGCAAGACGATTTATTCGGTGGCGCGCAGTGCCGGGGTGTTCAAGTTTATCGAGTTCAAGAAGTTGCTCGAAGCCGAGGTGGGTTATACGACGAATGAGCCGGCGCAGTTGTGTGTGTTGTCGGCGATTGAGGCGGCGGTGGGGCATATGGTGGCGCAGGGGATTGAGCGGCGGTTGTGGCAGGTGGCGGGGGACAGTTCTTCGCCTTCTCAGGATGATGTTTTGAATCGGTATTTGAGTCAGAACAGGGTTGATCCTGAAACCGAGTGA
- a CDS encoding type II secretion system protein — MRREKGFTLLELMVVMAIIATLMTIALPRYFNSLEASKETTLRQSLSAMREALDHFYGDTGRYPDSIEQLIEQRYLRNAPLDPITERKDLWVLIAPPEGVAGGVADIKSGANGRARDGSQYSEW; from the coding sequence ATGCGCCGGGAAAAAGGTTTTACCTTGCTGGAGCTGATGGTGGTGATGGCGATCATCGCCACGCTGATGACCATCGCGCTGCCACGCTACTTCAACAGCCTCGAAGCGTCGAAGGAAACCACCTTGCGCCAGAGCCTGTCGGCGATGCGCGAAGCGCTGGATCACTTTTACGGCGACACCGGGCGCTACCCCGATTCCATCGAGCAATTGATCGAACAGCGTTACCTGCGTAACGCGCCACTGGACCCGATCACCGAACGCAAAGACCTCTGGGTGCTAATTGCGCCACCGGAAGGCGTCGCGGGCGGCGTGGCCGATATCAAAAGCGGTGCCAACGGGAGGGCGCGTGATGGCAGCCAGTATTCCGAATGGTAA
- a CDS encoding GspE/PulE family protein, whose amino-acid sequence MERLSVVVEPLVPESVPVRFSSEQLAQARARAASSGERVLDALGVLCELAPMPFIDCLGATLHYPVLDTDSLFQATPVFDRVTLAQCLKREFILLRHNDEVIGVFADPFDPARLAWIDDCLHGAPLHLVHADDLKAYLARHEESFHAVESLNAQGDTHSEIDTLQSLSLTSISEDASSVVKLVNSTLYDALKMHASDIHLGTTGHGLVIKYRIDGVLNNISKVQGAEFAEQVISRVKVMAELDIGEKRVPQDGRFKIGISGRQIDFRVSIMPSIFGEDAVLRVLDKQDLADKVCGVQLQALGFEDETLRQLRRLAAEPYGMVLVTGPTGSGKTTTLYAMITEINHGVDKIITIEDPVEYQLPGVLQIPVNEKKGLTFARGLRSILRHDPDKIMVGEIRDPDTAQIAVQSALTGHLVFTTIHANNVFDVIGRFTQMEIDPYSLVSALNAILAQRLIRLVCSSCSAPVNPSDEELRASGLDPQKVDHYHFVHGKGCGHCRGSGYRGRTAIAELLHLDDELRQMIVERQPITQIKALACARGLRLLRESALELVEQGRTTLEEINRVTFIA is encoded by the coding sequence ATGGAACGTCTGTCCGTTGTCGTCGAACCGCTGGTCCCGGAAAGTGTTCCGGTACGCTTTTCCAGTGAGCAACTCGCCCAGGCCCGGGCGCGGGCCGCCAGTTCCGGGGAACGGGTTCTCGATGCGCTCGGCGTGCTGTGCGAATTGGCGCCGATGCCGTTCATTGATTGCCTCGGCGCCACCCTGCATTACCCGGTGCTCGACACCGACAGCCTGTTTCAAGCGACGCCGGTGTTCGACCGGGTCACCCTCGCACAATGCCTCAAGCGTGAATTCATCCTGCTGCGCCACAACGACGAGGTCATCGGCGTGTTCGCCGACCCCTTCGACCCGGCGCGGCTGGCCTGGATCGACGACTGCCTGCACGGCGCGCCGCTGCATCTGGTTCACGCCGATGACCTGAAAGCCTATCTGGCGCGCCATGAAGAAAGCTTTCACGCCGTCGAATCGCTGAACGCCCAGGGCGACACCCACAGCGAGATCGACACCCTGCAAAGCCTGTCGCTGACCAGCATCAGCGAAGACGCCAGCAGCGTGGTGAAACTGGTCAACTCGACCCTCTACGACGCGCTGAAAATGCACGCCAGCGACATTCACCTCGGCACCACCGGCCACGGTCTGGTGATCAAGTACCGCATCGACGGCGTGCTCAACAACATCAGCAAAGTCCAGGGCGCCGAGTTCGCCGAACAGGTGATCTCGCGGGTCAAGGTCATGGCCGAACTCGATATCGGCGAGAAACGCGTACCGCAGGACGGTCGTTTCAAGATCGGCATCAGTGGCCGGCAGATCGACTTCCGCGTATCGATCATGCCGAGCATCTTCGGCGAAGACGCGGTGCTGCGGGTGCTCGACAAACAGGATCTGGCCGACAAGGTCTGCGGTGTGCAACTGCAAGCGCTGGGTTTTGAAGACGAGACCCTGCGCCAGTTGCGTCGCCTCGCCGCCGAACCCTATGGCATGGTGCTGGTCACCGGCCCGACCGGCAGCGGCAAGACCACCACGCTCTACGCGATGATCACCGAGATCAACCACGGCGTGGACAAGATCATCACCATCGAAGACCCGGTCGAATATCAGTTACCGGGGGTGCTGCAAATCCCGGTCAATGAGAAAAAAGGCCTGACCTTCGCCCGGGGGCTGCGCTCGATCCTGCGTCACGACCCGGACAAGATCATGGTCGGCGAGATCCGCGACCCGGACACCGCGCAGATCGCCGTGCAATCGGCACTGACCGGGCACCTGGTGTTCACCACCATCCACGCCAACAACGTCTTCGACGTGATCGGCCGCTTCACCCAAATGGAAATCGACCCCTACAGCCTGGTCTCGGCGCTCAACGCGATTCTCGCCCAGCGCCTGATTCGGCTGGTGTGCAGCAGTTGCAGCGCGCCGGTCAACCCCAGCGATGAAGAACTGCGCGCCTCGGGCCTCGATCCGCAGAAAGTCGACCACTACCACTTCGTCCACGGCAAAGGCTGCGGCCACTGCCGGGGCAGCGGTTATCGCGGGCGCACGGCGATTGCCGAGTTGCTGCACCTGGACGACGAACTGCGGCAGATGATCGTCGAGCGCCAACCCATCACCCAAATCAAAGCCCTGGCCTGTGCCCGTGGTTTGCGCCTGCTGCGTGAATCGGCGCTGGAGCTGGTGGAGCAAGGTCGGACCACGCTGGAGGAGATCAATCGTGTCACTTTTATCGCGTGA
- a CDS encoding response regulator, with the protein MVNKVLVVEDEQLLAQNLQDYLSAQGLDVRIAHDGATGIGSAETFAPDVLVFDYRLPDMEGFEVLDAVRQNRACHFVLITGHPTAEVCERARQLEVSHILFKPFPLAELARAVCDLLGFKREAKPGANPSEGFVERRQSRTESFPLQLYDGSWVLADRRRQSPSQAPDDDQMLTGE; encoded by the coding sequence TTGGTTAACAAAGTACTGGTTGTCGAAGACGAACAGCTGCTTGCACAGAACCTTCAGGATTATCTGTCGGCGCAGGGGCTGGACGTCCGGATTGCACATGACGGAGCGACGGGTATCGGTTCAGCCGAAACGTTTGCCCCCGACGTGCTGGTGTTCGATTACCGCTTGCCCGATATGGAAGGCTTTGAGGTGCTCGACGCGGTCCGCCAGAACAGGGCGTGTCATTTTGTGCTGATAACGGGTCACCCGACCGCTGAAGTGTGTGAGCGGGCACGGCAACTGGAAGTCAGCCACATCCTGTTCAAACCGTTTCCACTGGCGGAACTGGCCCGAGCTGTCTGCGACCTTCTGGGGTTCAAGCGCGAAGCGAAACCCGGTGCGAACCCTTCCGAGGGTTTCGTCGAACGACGCCAGAGCAGGACCGAGAGCTTCCCGTTGCAGTTGTACGATGGCAGTTGGGTGCTGGCGGATCGACGACGACAGTCGCCATCCCAGGCACCGGACGACGATCAAATGCTCACCGGGGAGTAG
- a CDS encoding curli assembly protein CsgF, with the protein MKTTTFSRRNGFWISGLLIGLASAAAVQATELVYTPVNPSFGGNPLNGTWLLNNAQAQNDHDDPDLKSRSTVAGTSALERFTSQLQSRLLGQLLDNISTGNTGSLSTDSFIVNVIDDSGALSIEVTDRATGEISEIQVNGLNP; encoded by the coding sequence ATGAAAACCACAACGTTCTCACGGCGCAACGGATTCTGGATCTCGGGGTTGTTGATCGGCCTTGCCAGCGCTGCCGCCGTCCAGGCCACCGAACTGGTCTACACGCCGGTCAACCCGTCATTCGGCGGCAACCCGCTCAACGGCACCTGGCTGCTCAACAACGCCCAGGCGCAAAACGATCACGACGACCCGGACCTCAAAAGCCGCTCGACCGTGGCCGGCACCTCGGCGCTGGAGCGCTTCACCAGTCAATTGCAATCGCGGCTGCTAGGGCAGTTGCTGGACAACATCTCCACCGGCAACACGGGGAGCCTGTCCACCGACTCTTTTATCGTCAACGTCATCGACGACTCCGGGGCACTGAGCATAGAAGTGACCGACCGAGCGACCGGTGAGATTTCCGAAATTCAGGTGAACGGCCTCAACCCATGA
- a CDS encoding secretin N-terminal domain-containing protein, with amino-acid sequence MNRSLLLMSLGLCAGLAACSSAQVANKEAADLIEQGQYEAGLARIEEGLREDPRDTELHLLLNSGRAKAITALLTSGDTDRSRRDFASARTAYNRVLTIEPNNRRAQDALRQLDYLRSMDEKLELARGDLRRGDIYGADRQVKQILELDPANEGALELQGNIRLVQSRNVIPYPQLRTKLDRPVTLEFREANLKTIFEVLSQVAGLNFIFDKDLRPDMKATIFVRDVRIEDAVTLLLQQNQLHQKVVNENTLLIYPDSPQKLKDYQELVMRTFYLTSIDANTALNMVKTMLKTRDVFVDERLNTLTMRDTEDAVRMAEKLLQSQDQSNPEVVLEVEVMEVATQRILDLGLQWPNTFGVVNSDGSAVTLLDQLKGINSSRISISPSPQAKINAQDNDINTLASPVIRVSNREQARIHIGQRVPIISATSVPSTQGPVITESVTYLDVGLKLEVQPTVHLNNEVAIKIALEVSNATPLEPTRQGTIPVQVDTRNAQTSLRLHDGETQILAGLMRNDHGATGNKIPGLGDIPGIGRLFGSNKDTVGKSELVLSITPRIVRNLPYQSPSDMEFSTGTETSMHIQAPDRSMQTYSAPAPVVQPRAVGGSAVATTRVTVEKP; translated from the coding sequence ATGAACAGATCCCTTTTACTGATGAGCCTGGGCCTGTGCGCCGGGCTGGCCGCGTGCAGTTCTGCGCAGGTGGCCAACAAGGAAGCTGCCGACCTGATCGAGCAGGGCCAATACGAGGCCGGGCTGGCCCGGATCGAGGAAGGCTTGCGCGAGGATCCTCGCGACACCGAATTGCACCTGCTGCTCAACAGCGGCCGGGCCAAGGCGATCACTGCATTGCTGACCTCCGGTGACACCGACCGCTCACGCCGCGATTTTGCCTCGGCGCGCACGGCCTACAACCGTGTGCTGACCATCGAGCCGAACAACCGCCGCGCCCAGGATGCCCTGCGCCAGCTCGACTACCTGCGCAGCATGGACGAGAAGCTTGAACTGGCCCGTGGCGACCTGCGCCGGGGGGACATCTACGGTGCCGATCGGCAGGTCAAACAGATCCTCGAACTCGACCCTGCCAACGAAGGCGCGCTGGAGCTGCAAGGCAACATCCGCCTGGTGCAGAGCCGCAACGTGATCCCGTATCCGCAACTGCGCACCAAGCTTGATCGCCCGGTCACCCTGGAATTTCGCGAAGCCAACCTCAAGACCATTTTCGAAGTGCTGTCGCAAGTCGCCGGGCTGAATTTCATCTTCGACAAAGACCTGCGCCCGGACATGAAAGCCACGATCTTCGTGCGTGACGTGCGCATCGAAGACGCGGTGACACTGTTGCTGCAACAGAACCAGTTGCACCAGAAAGTGGTGAACGAAAACACGCTGCTGATCTACCCGGATTCGCCACAGAAGCTCAAGGACTATCAAGAGCTGGTGATGCGCACCTTCTACCTGACCAGCATCGATGCCAACACCGCGTTGAACATGGTCAAAACCATGCTCAAGACCCGCGACGTGTTCGTCGACGAACGCCTCAACACCCTGACCATGCGCGACACCGAAGACGCTGTGCGCATGGCGGAAAAACTCCTGCAATCGCAAGACCAGTCCAACCCGGAAGTGGTGCTGGAAGTGGAAGTGATGGAAGTCGCCACCCAGCGCATTCTCGACCTTGGTCTGCAATGGCCGAACACCTTTGGCGTGGTCAACAGCGACGGTTCGGCGGTGACCCTGCTTGATCAACTCAAAGGCATCAACTCCAGCCGCATCAGCATCTCGCCATCGCCACAAGCCAAGATCAACGCGCAGGACAACGACATCAACACCCTCGCCAGCCCCGTGATTCGGGTCAGCAACCGTGAGCAGGCGCGCATCCACATCGGTCAGCGCGTGCCAATCATCAGCGCCACTTCGGTGCCTTCAACCCAAGGCCCGGTGATCACTGAAAGCGTTACCTACCTGGATGTCGGTTTGAAGCTCGAAGTGCAACCGACCGTGCATTTGAACAATGAAGTGGCGATCAAGATTGCTCTGGAAGTGAGTAACGCCACGCCGCTGGAGCCAACTCGCCAGGGCACGATTCCGGTGCAGGTCGACACCCGCAACGCGCAGACCTCGCTGCGCCTGCACGACGGCGAAACGCAGATCCTCGCCGGCCTGATGCGCAATGACCACGGCGCCACTGGCAACAAGATTCCGGGCCTTGGTGATATTCCTGGCATCGGCCGGTTGTTTGGCAGCAACAAGGACACCGTCGGCAAATCGGAGCTGGTGCTGTCGATCACCCCGCGAATCGTGCGCAACCTGCCGTATCAGAGTCCGTCGGACATGGAGTTCTCCACCGGCACTGAAACCAGCATGCACATTCAGGCCCCGGATCGCTCGATGCAGACCTACTCCGCGCCAGCGCCTGTCGTGCAGCCTCGCGCTGTCGGTGGTTCGGCCGTGGCGACCACCCGTGTCACCGTCGAGAAGCCTTGA
- a CDS encoding type II secretion system protein codes for MAASIPNGNRAQQGGFTYLGVLFLIVVMGMGLASAGELWSTASRRDREKQLLWVGTQYAQALRSYYRSSPGLAQYPKELADLLDDQRFPEARHHLRQLYPDPIGKGEWALQRGFDGRITGLNSPSTEVPLKQADFPTQWSDFQGMQRYSDWQFVAEKAFLDGTNGPAKGQSVLPQALQP; via the coding sequence ATGGCAGCCAGTATTCCGAATGGTAACCGCGCGCAGCAGGGTGGTTTCACCTACCTGGGCGTGCTGTTCCTGATCGTCGTGATGGGCATGGGCCTGGCCAGTGCCGGCGAGTTGTGGTCGACCGCCTCGCGCCGCGACCGCGAGAAGCAATTGCTCTGGGTCGGTACCCAATACGCCCAGGCGCTGCGCAGCTACTACCGCAGTTCGCCGGGGCTGGCGCAGTACCCGAAAGAGCTCGCTGACCTGCTCGACGATCAGCGTTTTCCGGAGGCTCGGCATCATCTGCGTCAGCTCTATCCGGACCCGATCGGTAAAGGTGAATGGGCACTGCAACGGGGTTTTGACGGACGCATCACCGGCCTCAACAGCCCTTCGACCGAGGTGCCGTTGAAGCAGGCGGACTTCCCCACGCAGTGGTCGGATTTTCAAGGCATGCAGCGTTATTCGGACTGGCAGTTCGTTGCCGAAAAGGCCTTCCTCGACGGCACCAACGGCCCGGCCAAAGGCCAGTCGGTCTTGCCGCAGGCGTTGCAGCCATGA
- a CDS encoding SurA N-terminal domain-containing protein has product MKLRTLMLLLTCFLPVALANNGPAAARVNGEEISEFRLERFFAEYLEDQGRAVASIRNPKAYKQLRQAALDALIDKELLWQESRKRGVVIDEQSVRRQVEQTRTTIGGTENFNRRLQEAGFDETSYTEYMRRELAAQQMFADLIRQRFTQTRHVLIKVAPNADAATQAQARLRLNQMRASIISASGFASGAVRSPFGWHLIYLQNQLEASDVPHSQGLEAVTGEFARQQQTQARRQVLAQLRAQYRIERIDDD; this is encoded by the coding sequence ATGAAGCTCAGAACGTTAATGCTGTTGCTGACATGCTTCTTGCCCGTCGCGTTGGCCAACAACGGCCCGGCGGCCGCGCGGGTCAATGGCGAGGAAATCTCTGAGTTTCGCCTTGAGCGGTTCTTCGCCGAGTACCTGGAAGATCAGGGTCGCGCAGTGGCGAGCATTCGCAATCCCAAGGCCTATAAACAGCTGCGTCAGGCTGCACTCGATGCGCTGATCGACAAGGAGCTGCTGTGGCAGGAGTCGCGCAAACGGGGGGTGGTGATTGACGAGCAAAGTGTGCGCCGGCAGGTTGAGCAGACCCGCACGACCATCGGCGGCACCGAGAACTTCAACCGGCGTTTGCAGGAGGCGGGTTTCGATGAAACCTCGTACACCGAGTACATGCGCCGCGAACTGGCCGCGCAGCAGATGTTCGCTGATCTGATCCGGCAAAGGTTCACCCAGACGAGGCACGTCTTGATCAAAGTTGCGCCGAACGCCGATGCCGCCACGCAGGCTCAGGCACGTCTACGCTTAAATCAGATGCGAGCGTCTATCATCAGCGCTTCGGGGTTTGCCAGCGGTGCGGTACGTTCGCCGTTTGGTTGGCATCTGATTTATTTGCAGAACCAGTTGGAGGCGAGCGATGTCCCACATTCACAGGGGCTGGAAGCAGTCACGGGCGAGTTCGCCCGGCAGCAACAGACCCAGGCTCGTCGCCAGGTGCTCGCGCAATTGCGGGCGCAGTACAGGATCGAACGAATTGACGACGATTGA
- the csgE gene encoding curli production assembly/transport protein CsgE, translating to MSRQWMCALILSVVVGCAHAAEEDELMGFIVDDTISHIGHDFYYSFSERLRDTSRMDFNLVVRERPDARWGSLVTVEYQQRLVYRRFLPPNTVELKDEAYAAADWVRRQVVQRKLEALLQDTTDLEKDEL from the coding sequence ATGAGCCGCCAGTGGATGTGCGCGCTGATCCTCAGTGTCGTGGTGGGCTGCGCTCACGCCGCTGAAGAGGATGAATTGATGGGCTTCATTGTCGACGACACGATCTCGCACATCGGCCACGACTTTTACTACTCGTTCAGTGAACGCCTGCGCGACACCAGCCGGATGGATTTCAACCTGGTGGTGCGCGAGCGGCCCGACGCGCGCTGGGGCAGCCTGGTGACCGTGGAATATCAGCAACGCCTGGTGTATCGGCGCTTCCTGCCGCCGAACACCGTGGAACTGAAGGACGAGGCCTATGCGGCCGCTGACTGGGTTCGACGCCAGGTTGTCCAGCGCAAGCTGGAGGCTCTGTTGCAGGACACCACCGACCTTGAGAAGGACGAACTATGA
- a CDS encoding type II secretion system protein: MNASQRGFTLIEVVVTLALIGLLASMAAPLTETVVRRGKEQDLRTALYQIRDGIDAYKRAFDAGYIEKSMNSSGYPPNLQVLVEGVRDVRSAKGAKFYFLRRIPRDPLVPAKRDDEGGWGVRAYNSSAQNPRDGEDVFDVYSTARGKGLNGIAYREW, from the coding sequence ATGAACGCCTCCCAGCGCGGTTTTACCTTGATCGAAGTCGTGGTGACGCTCGCCCTGATCGGCCTGTTGGCGAGCATGGCCGCGCCACTGACCGAGACCGTGGTGCGTCGCGGCAAGGAGCAGGATTTGCGCACGGCGCTGTATCAGATTCGCGATGGCATCGACGCTTACAAACGTGCCTTCGATGCCGGTTATATCGAGAAGTCGATGAACAGCAGCGGCTACCCGCCGAACCTGCAAGTGCTGGTCGAAGGCGTGCGTGATGTGCGCAGCGCCAAGGGTGCCAAGTTCTACTTTTTGCGCCGCATCCCGCGTGACCCGCTGGTGCCGGCCAAACGTGATGACGAAGGGGGTTGGGGCGTGCGCGCCTACAACAGTTCGGCTCAGAACCCGCGCGATGGCGAAGACGTGTTCGACGTCTACTCCACGGCGCGCGGCAAAGGCCTCAACGGCATCGCCTACCGCGAGTGGTGA